Proteins co-encoded in one Brassica oleracea var. oleracea cultivar TO1000 chromosome C4, BOL, whole genome shotgun sequence genomic window:
- the LOC106341666 gene encoding uncharacterized protein LOC106341666 gives MDYMDSETQEPDDLPYLETEYDMPPPLAAECKSFKWKIEVIDTAGKIEGKMITSKEVWKIQNSKVIVHFDEVSGQPIGESGGLLGSWLGQLSNDVNLLPINYSDWRMVNPHIKTKVWEVIQSKFWFDDPPMRKVFVMSALGSRCKDVKLRLWKEYKRDSLSETLLNRSENVSENQWGHFVHMRFTEKWKKMQERNTESQKKNIMPHVCGRKSFSRKRNDITIKTGKRPCRAEFFIETRTKPNGSFVCEEAKTRAEKLTTLLGQKSHVTNNDIASLDDEYAQVFGPERPGRVRCVGRGPTPSKLVNHSPVTRQEIENSEMVIDLKSQVTELSDQVKVMTTFIQQVIGTSTGEHARV, from the exons ATGGATTACATGGACTCAGAAACACAAGAACCAGATGATTTACCATATCTGGAAACAGAGTACGATATGCCTCCTCCACTTGCCGCCGAATGCAAAAGTTTCAAATGGAAAATAGAAGTTATAG ACACTGCTGGGAAAATTGAAGGCAAAATGATAACATCTAAAGAAGTTTGGAAAATTCAAAATAGCAAAGTGATTGTTCATTTTGACGAAGTTAGTGGCCAGCCAATCGGAGAATCGGGAGGTCTACTAGGGTCATGGTTAGGTCAACTAAGCAATGATGTGAATTTGTTACCTATTAACTACAGTGACTGGAGAATGGTTAATCCTCACATAAAAACTAAAGTCTGGGAAGTAATACAG TCCAAATTCTGGTTTGATGATCCACCGATGAGAAAAGTGTTTGTGATGAGTGCATTAGGTAGCAGATGCAAAGATGTCAAACTACGTCTTTGGAAAGAATACAAGCGAGACAGTCTAAGTGAGACATTGCTCAATCGATCAGAAAATGTTTCTGAAAATCAATGGGGTCATTTCGTTCACATGAGATTCACTGAAAAGTGGAAG AAAATGCAAGAGAGGAATACAGAAAGCCAAAAGAAAAATATCATGCCTCATGTATGTGGAAGGAAAAGTTTTTCAAGGAAAAGAAATGATATT ACAATCAAGACTGGAAAACGACCATGTCGAGCAGAGTTTTTTATCGAGACTCGTACAAAACCTAATGGAAGCTTTGTATGTGAAGAAGCAAAAACACGGGCG GAAAAACTTACGACGTTGTTGGGCCAAAAGTCACATGTGACAAACAATGATATTGCTAGTTTGGATGATGAATATGCACAAGTTTTTGGCCCAGAGCGTCCAGGACGAGTACGGTGTGTTGGTCGTGGACCTACACCTTCAAAATTAGTGAACCATTCACCTGTTACGAGACAAGAGATAGAGAATTCAGAAATGGTTATTGACCTGAAGTCACAAGTCACAGAATTATCAGATCAAGTCAAGGTAATGACTACATTCATCCAACAAGTAATTGGTACTTCAACTGGTGAACAT GCAAGAGTATGA